A region from the Citrobacter telavivensis genome encodes:
- a CDS encoding AAA family ATPase, with product MKYSPASETIFVTDNQEKTMRVEVMEHYGLTQSIEQARYYETAHHKQLMKDIKGAIREGRLIAVCGVVGSGKTVTLRRLQQQLMDENKIIVARSLSVDKQSVRLATLINALFYDLAQDKQVQIPKQGERRERELQELVKKGKRPVALFVDEAHDLNGNTLTGLKRLMEVVEDGGGRLSVVLAGHPKLRNDLRRPTMEEIGYRTDIFTLDGITGSQREYIQWLLKTSTGKGKPEDILTTEAVDLLAMKLRTPLQVQLHLTLAMEAGYQTGEKPITATLVESVLSRQLDDLEPTLTRHGYRLKDMVEQFDAKPAEIRALFNNQLDPARTAELRDRMLAVGLPI from the coding sequence ATGAAGTACTCGCCCGCATCAGAGACTATTTTCGTAACAGACAACCAGGAGAAGACCATGCGGGTTGAAGTGATGGAGCATTATGGGCTGACGCAGTCTATTGAACAGGCCAGGTATTATGAAACTGCTCACCATAAGCAGTTGATGAAAGACATTAAAGGGGCGATACGCGAAGGGCGTCTGATAGCCGTCTGTGGTGTGGTCGGAAGTGGCAAAACAGTCACTCTGCGACGCCTGCAGCAGCAACTGATGGATGAAAACAAAATCATTGTCGCCCGTTCCCTGTCGGTCGACAAACAGAGTGTCCGGCTCGCCACGCTGATTAACGCCCTGTTTTACGACCTGGCGCAGGATAAGCAGGTGCAGATCCCCAAGCAGGGTGAACGTCGCGAGCGGGAACTGCAGGAGCTGGTCAAAAAAGGTAAACGCCCGGTGGCGCTGTTTGTTGATGAGGCGCATGACCTGAACGGTAATACACTGACGGGGCTCAAACGGTTGATGGAAGTGGTTGAAGACGGCGGAGGACGGCTATCTGTCGTTCTGGCAGGTCACCCTAAACTGCGTAATGACCTGCGTCGTCCGACGATGGAGGAAATCGGTTATCGTACCGATATTTTTACGCTGGACGGGATCACCGGCAGCCAGCGCGAATATATCCAGTGGTTGCTGAAAACCAGCACCGGCAAGGGTAAGCCGGAAGATATTCTGACGACCGAAGCAGTTGACCTGTTGGCGATGAAACTTCGTACACCGCTGCAGGTCCAGTTGCACCTGACGCTGGCGATGGAAGCAGGATACCAGACAGGTGAAAAGCCGATTACCGCCACGCTGGTTGAATCCGTACTGTCACGTCAACTGGATGACCTGGAACCGACACTCACGCGGCATGGTTACCGGCTGAAAGATATGGTGGAGCAGTTTGATGCAAAACCTGCTGAAATCAGGGCATTATTTAACAATCAGTTAGACCCTGCCCGCACAGCCGAGCTACGCGACAGAATGTTGGCGGTCGGCCTACCGATATGA
- a CDS encoding IS6-like element IS26 family transposase — MNPFKGRHFQRDIILWAVRWYCKYGISYRELQEMLAERGVNVDHSTIYRWVQRYAPEMEKRLRWYWRNPSDLCPWHMDETYVKVNGRWAYLYRAVDSRGRTVDFYLSSRRNSKAAYRFLGKTLNNVKKWQIPRFINTDKAPAYGRALALLKREGRCPSDVEHRQIKYRNNVIECDHGKLKRIIGATLGFKSMKTAYATIKGIEVMRALRKGQASAFYYGDPLGEMRLVSRVFEM; from the coding sequence ATGAACCCATTCAAAGGCCGGCATTTTCAGCGTGACATCATTCTGTGGGCCGTACGCTGGTACTGCAAATACGGCATCAGTTACCGTGAGCTGCAGGAGATGCTGGCTGAACGCGGAGTGAATGTCGATCACTCCACGATTTACCGCTGGGTTCAGCGTTATGCGCCTGAAATGGAAAAACGGCTGCGCTGGTACTGGCGTAACCCTTCCGATCTTTGCCCGTGGCACATGGATGAAACCTACGTGAAGGTCAATGGCCGCTGGGCGTATCTGTACCGGGCCGTCGACAGCCGGGGCCGCACTGTCGATTTTTATCTCTCCTCCCGTCGTAACAGCAAAGCTGCATACCGGTTTCTGGGTAAAACCCTCAACAACGTGAAGAAGTGGCAGATCCCGCGATTCATCAACACGGATAAAGCGCCCGCCTATGGTCGCGCGCTTGCTCTGCTCAAACGCGAAGGCCGGTGCCCGTCTGACGTTGAACACCGACAGATTAAGTACCGGAACAACGTGATTGAATGCGATCATGGCAAACTGAAACGGATAATCGGCGCCACGCTGGGATTTAAATCCATGAAGACGGCTTACGCCACCATCAAAGGTATTGAGGTGATGCGTGCACTACGCAAAGGCCAGGCCTCAGCATTTTATTATGGTGATCCCCTGGGCGAAATGCGCCTGGTAAGCAGAGTTTTTGAAATGTAA
- a CDS encoding IS110 family transposase, with product MTITTVGIDLAKNVFAVHCVDQHGKTVLVKPKVSRAALPELIASLPPCVIGMEACSGAHYWARLFRQYGHEPRLMAAKFVSPYRMAGKSGKNDAADAQAICEAVRRPHMRFVPVKDESQQAMQCLHRIRQGFIEEKTATYNRLRGLISEFGVIAPQSTDALRHMVSEQKSSLPLQVQQCVNDLLEHIDRIEDNITEYDRILSRMAKTDHRSQRLMELKGIGPTTACALVASIGNAHDFKNGRQLAAWLGLTPSQYSSGGKSKLGRITKAGDSYLRTLLVQGARSVLIGAEKRTDLFSRWVCSLVDRRGYWRAVVAIAAKNARLCWASLHGTVANSRW from the coding sequence ATGACCATCACGACTGTCGGTATCGATCTTGCTAAAAATGTGTTCGCTGTTCACTGCGTTGACCAACACGGTAAAACTGTTCTGGTTAAACCCAAAGTATCGCGTGCTGCCCTTCCTGAGCTGATTGCCAGTTTACCTCCCTGTGTTATCGGGATGGAGGCATGCTCCGGGGCTCACTACTGGGCAAGGTTGTTTCGGCAATATGGTCATGAACCACGGCTGATGGCTGCTAAATTTGTATCTCCTTACCGCATGGCCGGTAAATCAGGCAAAAATGATGCAGCTGATGCTCAGGCTATCTGTGAAGCAGTTCGTCGCCCGCATATGCGGTTTGTACCAGTGAAGGATGAGAGCCAGCAGGCGATGCAATGCCTACACCGTATCAGACAGGGTTTTATCGAAGAGAAAACAGCAACATATAACCGATTGAGAGGTTTGATATCGGAATTCGGTGTCATCGCCCCACAAAGTACAGATGCCCTGCGTCACATGGTTTCTGAGCAGAAGAGTTCTTTGCCACTTCAGGTTCAACAATGTGTTAATGACCTGCTGGAACACATTGATCGTATTGAAGATAATATTACTGAATATGACCGGATTTTGTCCCGCATGGCAAAAACAGATCACCGCAGCCAGCGATTGATGGAACTGAAAGGGATTGGTCCCACAACGGCCTGTGCGCTGGTCGCCAGTATCGGTAATGCACACGATTTTAAAAATGGGCGACAACTGGCAGCCTGGCTGGGACTAACGCCATCGCAGTACAGCAGTGGTGGGAAATCAAAGCTTGGCAGGATAACTAAAGCTGGCGATTCGTATCTGCGAACGCTACTGGTTCAGGGGGCTCGTTCGGTTCTGATTGGTGCCGAGAAAAGGACTGATTTATTCAGTCGTTGGGTCTGTTCACTGGTCGATCGCAGAGGATACTGGCGTGCCGTTGTAGCCATCGCCGCCAAAAACGCAAGGCTGTGCTGGGCATCATTGCATGGCACTGTTGCAAATAGTCGGTGGTGA
- a CDS encoding IS6-like element IS26 family transposase, whose translation MNPFKGRHFQRDIILWAVRWYCKYGISYRELQEMLAERGVNVDHSTIYRWVQRYAPEMEKRLRWYWRNPSDLCPWHMDETYVKVNGRWAYLYRAVDSRGRTVDFYLSSRRNSKAAYRFLGKILNNVKKWQIPRFINTDKAPAYGRALALLKREGRCPSDVEHRQIKYRNNVIECDHGKLKRIINATLGFKSMKTAYATIKGIEVMRALRKGQASAFYYGDPLGEMRLVSRVFEM comes from the coding sequence ATGAACCCATTCAAAGGCCGGCATTTTCAGCGTGACATCATTCTGTGGGCCGTACGCTGGTACTGCAAATACGGCATCAGTTACCGTGAGCTGCAGGAGATGCTGGCTGAACGCGGAGTGAATGTCGATCACTCCACGATTTACCGCTGGGTTCAGCGTTATGCGCCTGAAATGGAAAAACGGCTGCGCTGGTACTGGCGTAACCCTTCCGATCTTTGCCCGTGGCACATGGATGAAACCTACGTGAAGGTCAATGGCCGCTGGGCGTATCTGTACCGGGCCGTCGACAGCCGGGGCCGCACTGTCGATTTTTATCTCTCCTCCCGTCGTAACAGCAAAGCTGCATACCGGTTTCTGGGTAAAATCCTCAACAACGTGAAGAAGTGGCAGATCCCACGATTCATCAACACGGATAAAGCGCCCGCCTATGGTCGCGCGCTTGCTCTGCTCAAACGCGAAGGCCGGTGCCCGTCTGACGTTGAACACCGACAGATTAAGTACCGGAACAACGTGATTGAATGCGATCATGGCAAACTGAAACGGATAATCAACGCCACGCTGGGATTTAAATCCATGAAGACGGCTTACGCCACCATCAAAGGTATTGAGGTGATGCGTGCACTACGCAAAGGCCAGGCCTCAGCATTTTATTATGGTGATCCCCTGGGCGAAATGCGCCTGGTAAGCAGAGTTTTTGAAATGTAA
- a CDS encoding starvation-sensing protein RspA translates to MTNVKTILTAPGGIDLAVVKIETNEPGLYGLGCATFTQRIFAVKSAIDEYMAPFLMGKDPTRIEDIWQSGAVSGYWRNGPVMNNALSGVDMALWDIKGKLAGMPVYDLLGGKCRDGIPLYCHTDGGDEVEVEDNIRARMEEGYQYVRCQMGMYGGAGTDDLKLIATQLARAKNIQPKRSPRSKTAGIYFDPDAYAKSVPRLFEHLRNKLGFGIEFIHDVHERVTPVTAVNLAKTLEQYQLFYLEDPVAPENIDWLKMLRQQSSTPISMGELFVNVNEWKPLIDNKLIDYIRCHVSTIGGITPAKKLAVYSELNGVRTAWHGPGDISPVGVSANMHLDLSSPNFGIQEYTPMNDALRDVFPGCPEIDQGYAYLNDKPGLGIDIDEAKAAKYPCEGGIPSWTMARTPDGTASRP, encoded by the coding sequence ATTACCAATGTAAAAACGATTCTAACGGCGCCCGGCGGAATTGACCTGGCGGTCGTTAAGATTGAGACCAACGAGCCGGGACTGTATGGTCTGGGATGCGCAACATTTACCCAACGTATCTTCGCGGTAAAAAGTGCGATCGATGAGTACATGGCCCCTTTTCTGATGGGTAAAGATCCGACGCGTATTGAAGATATCTGGCAGTCGGGTGCGGTGAGCGGTTACTGGCGCAATGGACCTGTCATGAACAATGCGTTGTCCGGTGTGGACATGGCGCTGTGGGATATCAAGGGTAAACTGGCGGGCATGCCGGTTTACGACCTGCTGGGTGGCAAATGTCGCGATGGGATCCCCCTGTACTGCCACACCGATGGTGGCGATGAAGTCGAAGTGGAAGATAACATCCGCGCCAGAATGGAAGAAGGCTACCAGTATGTTCGCTGTCAGATGGGCATGTACGGCGGCGCAGGGACCGACGACCTCAAACTGATCGCCACACAACTGGCGCGTGCGAAGAACATTCAGCCGAAGCGTTCACCGCGTAGTAAAACGGCCGGTATCTATTTTGATCCGGACGCCTACGCAAAAAGCGTTCCGCGCCTGTTCGAGCATTTGCGTAACAAACTCGGCTTTGGTATCGAATTTATCCATGATGTGCATGAGCGCGTGACGCCGGTGACCGCGGTTAATCTGGCAAAAACGCTCGAACAGTATCAGCTATTTTATCTTGAAGATCCGGTCGCACCGGAAAATATCGACTGGCTTAAAATGCTGCGCCAGCAGTCTTCAACACCGATTTCTATGGGTGAGCTGTTTGTGAATGTGAATGAGTGGAAGCCGCTCATCGATAACAAACTGATCGACTATATTCGCTGCCACGTGAGCACCATCGGCGGGATTACGCCAGCGAAGAAACTCGCCGTCTACAGCGAACTGAACGGCGTACGTACTGCATGGCACGGGCCAGGAGACATCTCCCCGGTCGGGGTCAGCGCTAATATGCATCTTGATTTGAGCTCGCCGAACTTTGGCATTCAGGAGTACACGCCAATGAACGACGCGCTGCGCGATGTCTTCCCTGGCTGCCCGGAGATAGACCAGGGTTATGCGTACCTGAACGATAAGCCGGGGCTGGGTATCGATATCGATGAAGCCAAAGCAGCAAAATATCCGTGCGAGGGAGGGATCCCGTCCTGGACAATGGCGCGTACGCCTGACGGTACGGCCTCAAGACCGTAA
- a CDS encoding trans-aconitate 2-methyltransferase produces the protein MSDWNPALYMQYGAERSRPAAELLARIQLEHVSSVVDLGCGPGNSTALLQQRWPGASITGVDTSPAMLDEARNALPNCHFVEADIRQFQPVTPPDVIYANASLQWIPDHYELFPRLVALLKDNGILAVQMPDNMLEPSHVLMREVAYEQDYPNRGRDALPGVHAYYDILSEAGCDVDIWRTTYYHKMRSHQAIIDWVSATGLRPWLQDLNAHEQQQFLNRYHQLLQEQYPLQEDGQILLAFPRLFMVARRQS, from the coding sequence ATGTCCGACTGGAATCCGGCGCTATATATGCAGTACGGTGCAGAACGCTCAAGACCCGCCGCTGAGCTGCTGGCCAGAATTCAACTTGAGCATGTCTCTTCTGTGGTGGATTTGGGTTGCGGGCCCGGTAACAGTACGGCGTTACTGCAACAGCGCTGGCCTGGCGCGAGTATTACCGGCGTGGATACCTCCCCGGCGATGCTGGATGAGGCGCGAAATGCCTTGCCTAATTGTCATTTCGTTGAAGCAGACATTCGTCAGTTTCAGCCCGTTACGCCGCCCGATGTCATTTACGCAAATGCCTCACTGCAGTGGATCCCCGATCATTATGAGTTATTTCCCCGGCTGGTCGCCCTGCTTAAAGATAATGGCATTCTGGCCGTTCAAATGCCGGATAACATGCTTGAGCCTTCGCATGTGCTGATGCGGGAGGTGGCTTATGAACAGGATTATCCAAATCGTGGTCGCGACGCCCTGCCCGGCGTTCACGCGTATTACGACATTCTGAGCGAGGCTGGATGCGACGTGGACATCTGGCGCACGACCTATTATCACAAAATGCGTTCGCATCAGGCGATCATTGACTGGGTCAGCGCGACGGGATTGCGCCCCTGGCTGCAGGATCTGAATGCACACGAACAGCAACAATTTCTGAATCGCTATCATCAACTGCTACAGGAGCAATACCCGCTGCAGGAAGATGGCCAGATACTGCTGGCATTTCCCCGCCTGTTTATGGTTGCGCGTCGCCAGTCCTGA
- a CDS encoding tagaturonate reductase: protein MKTLNRRDFPGAHYPERIIQFGEGNFLRAFVDWQVDLLNEHTDLNSGVVIVRPIESTFPPSLSTQDGLYTTIIRGLNEQGEAVSDARLIRSVNREISVYGDYDAFLKLAHNPEMRFVFSNTTEAGISYHAGDKFDDAPAVSYPAKLTRLLFERYSHFNGAQDKGWIIIPCELIDYNGDALRELVLRYAQEWALPAAFITWLDRANVFCSTLVDRIVTGYPRDEAAQLEADLGYHDGFLDTAEHFYLFVIQGPKSLAAELRLDKYPLNVLIVDDIKPYKERKVAILNGAHTALVPVAFQAGLDTVGEAMNDAEICAFVEKAIYDEIIPVLDLPRDELESFASAVTGRFRNPYIKHQLLSIALNGMTKFRTRILPQLLAGQKANGKLPARLTFALAALIAFYRGERNGESYPVQDDAHWLTRFQQLWSQHGDRQIGTQQLVSNVLAVEAHWEQDLTKVAGLVEQVTADLDAILTKGMREAVKPLC from the coding sequence GTGAAAACACTTAACCGTCGCGATTTTCCCGGTGCTCACTATCCTGAACGCATTATTCAGTTTGGTGAAGGTAACTTCCTTCGCGCCTTTGTTGACTGGCAAGTAGATCTCCTGAATGAACATACCGATCTGAATTCTGGTGTGGTCATTGTTCGACCTATTGAAAGCACATTCCCACCGTCACTCAGTACACAGGATGGCCTCTACACCACAATCATTCGTGGTCTGAATGAACAGGGAGAAGCCGTCAGCGATGCCCGCCTGATTCGTTCAGTGAATCGTGAAATCAGCGTTTACGGTGATTACGATGCGTTCCTGAAACTGGCGCACAATCCTGAGATGCGTTTTGTGTTCTCTAACACCACGGAAGCGGGCATCAGCTATCACGCTGGCGATAAATTTGATGATGCGCCGGCGGTAAGTTATCCGGCGAAACTGACGCGTCTGCTGTTCGAACGCTACAGCCATTTCAACGGCGCGCAGGATAAAGGCTGGATTATCATCCCTTGCGAACTGATTGATTATAATGGTGATGCGCTGCGTGAACTGGTGCTGCGCTATGCGCAGGAGTGGGCGCTGCCTGCGGCATTTATTACCTGGCTGGATCGGGCAAACGTCTTCTGTTCTACGCTGGTGGACCGTATCGTCACCGGTTACCCGCGCGATGAAGCGGCGCAGCTGGAAGCTGACCTTGGCTATCACGATGGTTTCCTCGATACCGCCGAACACTTCTATCTGTTTGTCATTCAGGGGCCGAAATCACTGGCCGCAGAACTGCGTCTCGACAAATATCCGCTTAACGTTTTGATTGTCGACGATATCAAACCGTATAAAGAGCGCAAAGTCGCCATCCTCAACGGTGCACACACCGCGCTGGTGCCGGTGGCATTCCAGGCCGGACTGGATACGGTCGGCGAGGCGATGAATGACGCAGAGATCTGCGCCTTTGTTGAAAAAGCGATTTATGACGAGATCATCCCGGTTCTCGATCTGCCGCGTGATGAACTGGAATCATTTGCCAGCGCGGTAACCGGACGTTTCCGCAACCCGTACATCAAGCATCAGTTGCTGTCGATTGCGCTAAACGGGATGACCAAATTCCGTACCCGTATTCTCCCGCAGTTACTGGCAGGGCAGAAGGCGAACGGCAAACTGCCGGCTCGTCTGACATTCGCCTTAGCCGCGCTGATTGCGTTTTATCGCGGTGAGCGTAACGGGGAATCTTATCCGGTTCAGGATGATGCGCACTGGCTAACCCGTTTCCAACAGCTCTGGAGCCAGCATGGCGATCGCCAGATCGGTACTCAGCAACTGGTGAGTAACGTTCTGGCAGTAGAAGCGCACTGGGAGCAAGACCTGACGAAGGTGGCGGGGCTGGTTGAGCAGGTGACGGCCGATCTCGATGCCATTCTGACGAAGGGAATGCGCGAAGCGGTGAAACCGCTGTGCTAA
- a CDS encoding GNAT family N-acetyltransferase: protein MPPSKPCYVLDVGAIEARIDELCDVLIDCVTRGASVSFVLPFEPSKARAFWHGVAQSVSRGERVVLAVDNASGVIVGTVQLIVQQPENQPHRADVAKLLVHSSARRQGLARQLMMALEASAAQQHKTQLVLDTATGSDAELFYHSCGWLKAGEIPNYALMPDGKLTGTTIFYKSL from the coding sequence ATGCCCCCATCAAAACCCTGTTATGTGCTGGACGTAGGAGCCATCGAGGCAAGAATTGATGAGCTCTGTGACGTCCTGATCGACTGCGTGACGCGCGGCGCATCGGTCAGTTTTGTTTTACCGTTTGAACCGTCAAAAGCGCGTGCGTTCTGGCATGGCGTCGCGCAAAGCGTGAGTAGAGGAGAGCGCGTCGTTCTTGCGGTCGACAACGCTTCTGGCGTAATTGTCGGTACGGTTCAACTCATTGTCCAGCAACCGGAAAATCAACCTCATCGCGCGGACGTCGCGAAACTTCTCGTTCACTCCAGCGCCCGTCGTCAGGGACTTGCCCGCCAGCTCATGATGGCGCTGGAAGCGAGCGCAGCACAACAGCACAAAACACAGCTGGTGCTGGATACGGCAACGGGAAGCGATGCTGAGTTGTTCTACCACTCTTGTGGCTGGCTCAAAGCGGGTGAGATCCCGAACTATGCGCTGATGCCTGATGGAAAGCTGACCGGCACCACGATTTTCTATAAATCTCTATAA
- a CDS encoding diguanylate cyclase has product MHALHIPSFRLFQEGHPLRNASAIFALTTLFYFIGAELRLVHELSLFWPLNGVIAGVFARYVWLNKLHYYAVSYVAMLGYDAITTEWGWVSLVINLSNMVFIVVVAQLVIRDKRLGKNKYEPISALRLFNYCLVAALLCAILGAMGSVGIDRLSFWPLVADWFSEQFSTGVLIVPCMLTLGIPGAVKRFKPEQLMPVAALIISVLASVIIGGAGSLAFPLPALIWCAVRYTPQVTCLLTFLTGAVEIVLVANSIINIAVESPLSTPQMFSARLGIATMAICPIMVSVSVAAINSLMKQVSLRADFDFLTQVYSRSGLYEALKRQEYPRSQHITVMLLDIDYFKSINDNFGHECGDLVLSVFAQRIQQIVGDRGLVARMGGEEFVVVVPSTHPEEGMLLAENIRKAVAQQPFTWNQQNIYMTVSIGLGNGSIGPHLLTDVFNKLMVEADECLYRSKNEGRNRTSDRRSGSAVFTESDLA; this is encoded by the coding sequence ATGCACGCACTCCACATTCCGTCTTTCCGGTTGTTTCAGGAAGGCCATCCACTGCGTAACGCCAGCGCTATTTTTGCTTTAACGACACTGTTCTACTTTATTGGTGCGGAACTGCGTCTGGTGCATGAACTTTCTCTGTTCTGGCCGCTAAACGGCGTGATCGCCGGGGTTTTTGCCCGCTATGTCTGGCTTAATAAACTGCATTATTATGCCGTCAGCTACGTTGCGATGTTGGGTTATGATGCGATCACCACCGAATGGGGTTGGGTGTCGCTTGTCATTAATCTCTCCAACATGGTGTTTATCGTGGTTGTCGCCCAACTGGTGATCCGCGATAAACGACTGGGGAAAAATAAATATGAGCCCATCAGTGCCTTACGTTTATTTAATTACTGTCTGGTAGCGGCGCTGCTCTGCGCAATATTGGGGGCGATGGGGTCCGTTGGCATCGACCGACTTTCATTCTGGCCGCTGGTTGCTGACTGGTTTAGCGAACAATTTTCGACAGGGGTGCTGATTGTGCCCTGTATGCTGACGCTGGGTATTCCCGGTGCGGTCAAACGCTTTAAGCCTGAACAACTGATGCCGGTGGCGGCGTTAATTATCTCGGTACTGGCGTCGGTCATTATTGGCGGTGCCGGAAGCCTGGCTTTTCCGCTGCCGGCGCTGATCTGGTGTGCGGTACGTTATACGCCGCAGGTCACCTGTCTGCTGACCTTTCTTACCGGTGCCGTTGAAATCGTGCTGGTGGCAAATTCGATTATCAATATCGCGGTGGAGTCGCCATTGTCTACGCCGCAGATGTTCTCTGCACGACTGGGAATTGCCACGATGGCGATTTGTCCCATTATGGTTTCAGTCAGCGTAGCGGCGATTAATTCCTTGATGAAGCAGGTTTCCCTGCGCGCCGATTTCGATTTTCTCACCCAGGTCTATTCCCGTTCCGGACTCTATGAAGCGCTGAAGCGGCAGGAATATCCGCGCTCACAGCATATTACCGTCATGCTGCTGGATATCGACTATTTCAAGAGCATCAATGACAACTTCGGCCATGAATGTGGCGATCTGGTGCTGAGCGTGTTTGCGCAGCGTATTCAGCAGATTGTCGGTGACCGGGGACTGGTGGCGCGTATGGGAGGGGAAGAGTTTGTCGTCGTGGTACCTTCGACGCACCCTGAAGAGGGAATGCTTCTGGCGGAAAACATCCGTAAAGCGGTGGCGCAGCAACCCTTCACCTGGAACCAGCAGAACATCTATATGACGGTGAGCATTGGCCTGGGGAACGGCAGTATCGGCCCCCATTTGCTGACGGACGTATTTAACAAATTGATGGTTGAAGCGGATGAGTGCCTCTACCGTTCGAAGAACGAAGGCCGAAATCGTACCAGCGACCGCCGGTCCGGCAGTGCAGTCTTTACCGAAAGCGATCTGGCATAA
- a CDS encoding DUF4186 family protein has protein sequence MNSFDPLFARLSRSTFRSRFRLGTKERQYCWDKGAEVIDRHAADFVAQRLAPAMPVNDGKQTPMRGHPVFIAQHATATCCRGCLAKWHNIAQGQPLSDEQQRYVVAVIHHWLVIQMNKQ, from the coding sequence ATGAACTCGTTTGATCCACTTTTTGCCCGTCTGTCGCGCTCAACGTTTCGTTCCCGTTTTCGTCTGGGAACAAAAGAGAGACAGTATTGCTGGGATAAAGGGGCTGAGGTTATCGACAGGCATGCTGCGGATTTTGTGGCGCAGCGGCTTGCTCCGGCGATGCCTGTCAATGATGGCAAGCAAACGCCGATGCGCGGTCATCCGGTGTTTATCGCCCAGCACGCCACGGCGACCTGCTGTCGCGGTTGTCTTGCTAAATGGCATAATATCGCGCAGGGACAGCCGCTGAGCGATGAGCAACAACGGTATGTGGTCGCTGTTATCCATCACTGGTTAGTTATCCAAATGAATAAACAGTAA
- the glsB gene encoding glutaminase B, with protein MAITLDNSILETILTEVRPLIGQGNVADYIPALASVEGSRLGIAICTVEGQLWHAGDATERFSIQSISKVLSLVVAMRHYSEDEIWQRVGKDPSGSPFNSLVQLEMEHGIPRNPFINAGALVVCDMLQGRLSAPRQRMLEVVRALSGVADIAYDAVVARSEFEHSARNAAIAWLMKSFGNFHHDVTTVLQNYFHYCALKMSCVELAKTFVFLANQGKAFHLDEPVVTPMQARQINALMATSGMYQNAGEFAWRVGLPAKSGVGGGIVAIVPHEMAIAVWSPELDPTGNSLAGIAVLEQLTQRLGRSVY; from the coding sequence GTGGCAATCACCCTGGACAATTCAATTTTAGAGACCATTCTGACAGAGGTTCGCCCGCTGATTGGTCAGGGCAACGTGGCGGATTATATTCCTGCGCTTGCTTCGGTTGAGGGTTCCCGACTGGGTATTGCGATTTGCACCGTGGAGGGACAGCTCTGGCATGCCGGAGATGCGACAGAACGCTTTTCCATTCAGTCGATTTCGAAGGTGCTCAGTCTGGTGGTGGCGATGCGTCACTATTCAGAGGATGAGATCTGGCAACGGGTGGGGAAAGATCCGTCCGGCTCGCCGTTTAACTCGCTGGTACAGTTAGAAATGGAACACGGCATCCCGCGCAATCCGTTTATTAATGCCGGGGCGCTGGTCGTCTGCGACATGTTGCAGGGACGACTCAGCGCACCGCGTCAACGTATGCTGGAAGTCGTGCGGGCGCTGAGCGGCGTGGCCGATATCGCTTATGATGCGGTGGTGGCCCGTTCGGAGTTCGAACATTCCGCCCGCAATGCCGCCATCGCCTGGCTGATGAAATCCTTCGGCAATTTTCACCATGACGTCACGACGGTCCTGCAAAACTATTTTCATTACTGCGCGCTGAAAATGAGCTGTGTGGAGCTGGCGAAGACCTTTGTCTTTCTTGCTAACCAGGGAAAAGCGTTTCATCTCGATGAGCCCGTGGTGACGCCGATGCAGGCGCGACAGATCAATGCGCTGATGGCGACCAGCGGAATGTATCAGAACGCCGGAGAGTTTGCGTGGCGCGTTGGTTTACCCGCGAAGTCGGGCGTTGGTGGGGGAATTGTCGCGATTGTGCCGCATGAGATGGCGATCGCCGTCTGGAGCCCGGAACTGGATCCAACCGGTAATTCGCTGGCAGGCATTGCGGTTCTGGAACAACTCACTCAACGATTAGGACGCTCAGTGTACTGA